The Ornithinimicrobium faecis genome includes a window with the following:
- a CDS encoding RDD family protein has protein sequence MATRGIFETDRFVTSEAVEIDLPAASLPMRMASGAIDLAVVVIVLLFAFWVSPWSLVGEDMALVQAMVIALLVGSLVAVPVASETLSQGRTLGKLIFGLRTVRDDTGPIGFRHALIRGLTTWFEVWLTGGGLALLIAASNEKAKRLGDFLAGTYVVRERVRLELPPPPEMPAELAPWAISTDIGVIPDGLAVAVRQFLSRRHELTPPSRAATGSSLFADLMPYVSPPPPVQAHPEAVMSAVMAERRRRDMIKLERDDRLRARVLGPDPLSR, from the coding sequence CTGCCAGCCTGCCGATGCGCATGGCCTCGGGGGCGATCGACCTGGCTGTCGTGGTCATCGTGCTGCTGTTCGCCTTCTGGGTCTCCCCCTGGAGCCTGGTGGGCGAGGACATGGCGCTGGTCCAGGCGATGGTCATCGCGCTGCTGGTCGGGTCACTGGTCGCGGTGCCCGTGGCCAGCGAGACCCTCAGCCAGGGCCGCACCCTCGGCAAACTGATCTTCGGTCTGCGCACCGTCCGGGACGACACCGGCCCCATCGGCTTCCGGCACGCCCTGATCCGGGGCCTGACCACCTGGTTCGAGGTCTGGCTGACCGGCGGTGGCCTCGCGTTGCTGATCGCGGCCTCCAACGAGAAGGCCAAGCGACTCGGTGATTTCCTGGCCGGCACCTATGTCGTGCGCGAGCGGGTCCGGTTGGAGCTCCCCCCACCCCCCGAGATGCCGGCAGAGCTCGCGCCCTGGGCGATCAGCACCGACATCGGTGTGATCCCGGACGGCCTGGCCGTGGCGGTCCGCCAGTTCCTCTCCCGCCGTCACGAGCTCACACCGCCCAGCCGCGCGGCCACCGGGTCCTCACTCTTCGCCGACCTGATGCCCTATGTCTCACCGCCGCCACCCGTCCAGGCCCATCCCGAGGCGGTGATGTCGGCGGTCATGGCCGAGCGGCGCCGCCGCGACATGATCAAGCTGGAGCGCGACGACCGCCTGCGCGCCCGGGTGCTCGGCCCGGACCCGCTCTCCCGCTGA
- a CDS encoding adenosine deaminase — MPESLTPELIKTAPKALLHDHLDGGLRPATILELSEQIGHELPADTVEGLGAWFAESADSGSLVRYLETFDHTIAVMQTAEGLARVARECVEDLAADGVVYAESRYAPEQHLAGGLSLDEVVTAVEDGIREGEALAAEAGRPIRVDTLVTAMRHAAKSREIAELAVRHRDAGVTGFDIAGAEAGFPPTRHLDAFEYLRRENFHFTIHAGEAFGLPSIWEAIQWCGAERLGHGVRIVDDLTLDGVPVTEIETPYADWSPEQVSAVQLGRLAAYVRDRRIPLEMCPSSNLQTGAAPSIAAHPITLLDRLRFRVTLNTDNRLMSGTSMSREMELLVAEAGWGLRHLRRVSVNAMKSAFLPFDQRLEIIENKIKPFYDD; from the coding sequence GTGCCTGAGTCCCTCACCCCCGAGCTCATCAAGACTGCTCCCAAGGCACTGCTGCACGACCACCTCGATGGTGGTCTGCGGCCGGCGACGATCCTGGAGCTCTCCGAGCAGATCGGGCACGAGCTGCCCGCGGACACCGTCGAGGGACTCGGTGCCTGGTTCGCCGAGAGCGCCGACTCCGGCTCGCTGGTGCGTTACCTGGAGACCTTCGACCACACCATCGCCGTGATGCAGACCGCTGAGGGGCTGGCCCGGGTGGCCCGGGAGTGCGTCGAGGACCTGGCGGCCGATGGCGTGGTCTATGCCGAGTCGCGCTACGCGCCCGAACAGCACCTCGCCGGCGGCCTGAGTCTGGATGAGGTCGTCACTGCAGTGGAGGACGGCATCCGCGAGGGCGAGGCGCTCGCCGCGGAGGCCGGGCGGCCCATCCGGGTCGACACGCTGGTGACCGCGATGCGGCACGCCGCCAAGTCCCGCGAGATCGCCGAGTTGGCCGTGCGTCACCGGGATGCCGGCGTCACCGGGTTCGACATCGCGGGTGCCGAGGCGGGCTTCCCACCCACCCGGCACCTGGACGCCTTTGAATACCTGCGCCGGGAGAACTTCCACTTCACCATCCACGCGGGGGAGGCCTTCGGCCTGCCGTCGATCTGGGAGGCGATCCAGTGGTGCGGCGCCGAGCGCCTGGGTCACGGCGTGCGCATCGTCGATGACCTCACTCTCGATGGGGTTCCGGTGACCGAAATCGAGACCCCGTATGCCGACTGGTCACCCGAGCAGGTCTCGGCCGTCCAACTCGGCCGGCTGGCGGCCTACGTGCGGGACCGCCGGATCCCCCTGGAGATGTGCCCCTCGTCCAACCTGCAGACCGGTGCGGCCCCCTCGATCGCCGCGCACCCGATCACGCTGCTGGACCGGTTGCGGTTCCGCGTGACGCTCAACACCGACAACCGGCTGATGAGTGGCACGTCGATGTCGCGGGAGATGGAACTGCTGGTCGCCGAGGCAGGCTGGGGTCTGCGCCACCTGCGGCGGGTCTCGGTGAACGCGATGAAATCCGCCTTCCTGCCCTTCGACCAGCGCCTGGAGATCATCGAGAACAAGATCAAGCCGTTCTACGACGACTGA
- a CDS encoding cupin domain-containing protein gives MAEHLEPVRIPVPGGKIIEELAGRASTGHNNYSVARMSAPAGWDEPAQVPVFDEVTYVIAGEILVHTGGDTETVAAGQAILTRAGERVRYEAGPEGADYLAVCVPAFSEEGANRA, from the coding sequence ATGGCAGAGCACCTAGAACCGGTCCGCATCCCCGTCCCCGGCGGCAAGATCATCGAGGAGTTGGCCGGTCGGGCCTCGACCGGCCACAACAACTACTCGGTGGCCCGCATGAGCGCCCCCGCCGGGTGGGACGAGCCGGCGCAGGTCCCCGTCTTCGACGAGGTCACCTATGTCATTGCCGGGGAGATCCTGGTCCACACCGGTGGCGACACCGAGACGGTCGCCGCCGGCCAGGCGATCCTGACCCGGGCCGGCGAGCGTGTGCGCTACGAGGCCGGGCCCGAGGGCGCGGACTACCTCGCGGTATGCGTTCCCGCCTTCTCCGAGGAAGGGGCCAACCGTGCCTGA
- the deoC gene encoding deoxyribose-phosphate aldolase: MSTDTDVPATNAADTPARAREILGVSRLTNKALTSWLHGLPGVDQVGAEARAAALGTRSIKTTSKAWAIDTAISMIDLTTLEGADTPGRVRGLATKALVPDPSDISTPRPAAVCVYGDMVGHAKDVLGDSGVKVAAVATAFPSGRASMAVKLADVADAVNAGADEIDMVIDRGAFLSGDYLTVFDQIVAVKEACGAARLKVIMETGELVTYDNVRRASYLSMLAGGDFIKTSTGKVQPAATLPVTLIMLQAVRDWRELTGQMVGVKPAGGIRTSKDAIKFLVAVHEVAGEDWLTNEWFRFGASSLLNDLLLQRQKMATGAYSGADYIADDSPSLY, translated from the coding sequence GTGAGCACTGACACCGACGTCCCCGCGACGAATGCGGCCGACACGCCTGCCCGGGCTCGGGAGATCCTCGGGGTCTCGCGGCTGACGAACAAGGCCCTGACCTCGTGGCTGCATGGCCTGCCGGGGGTGGATCAGGTCGGCGCGGAGGCTCGTGCTGCGGCCTTGGGCACGCGGTCGATCAAGACGACCTCGAAGGCCTGGGCGATCGACACGGCGATCTCGATGATCGACCTCACCACCCTCGAGGGCGCCGACACCCCCGGTCGGGTCCGCGGGCTGGCAACCAAGGCCCTGGTCCCCGACCCGAGCGACATAAGCACCCCCCGCCCCGCGGCTGTCTGTGTCTATGGCGACATGGTGGGCCACGCCAAGGACGTGCTGGGCGACAGCGGCGTAAAGGTGGCCGCCGTCGCGACGGCCTTCCCGTCCGGGCGGGCCAGCATGGCGGTCAAACTGGCTGATGTCGCCGACGCGGTCAACGCTGGGGCCGATGAGATCGACATGGTGATCGACCGTGGAGCGTTCCTGTCCGGGGACTATCTGACGGTCTTCGACCAGATCGTCGCGGTCAAGGAGGCCTGCGGTGCGGCCCGGCTGAAGGTGATCATGGAGACCGGCGAGCTGGTGACCTATGACAACGTGCGCCGTGCGTCCTACCTGTCGATGTTGGCTGGTGGTGACTTCATCAAGACCTCCACGGGCAAGGTCCAACCGGCAGCCACGCTGCCGGTGACGCTGATCATGTTGCAGGCCGTGCGGGACTGGCGTGAGCTCACTGGGCAGATGGTGGGGGTCAAGCCTGCTGGTGGCATCCGCACCAGCAAGGACGCCATCAAGTTCCTCGTCGCTGTCCATGAGGTCGCCGGGGAGGACTGGCTCACCAACGAGTGGTTCCGTTTTGGTGCCTCCAGCCTGCTCAACGACCTGCTGCTGCAGCGCCAGAAGATGGCCACCGGTGCCTACTCGGGCGCTGACTACATTGCCGACGACTCCCCGTCCCTCTACTAG
- a CDS encoding aldehyde dehydrogenase family protein: MPTFEYAPAPESRAVVDIKSSYGLFIGGEFVDSAGGSSFKTISPATEEVLAEVSEASDEDVDRAVAAARSAYRSWSRISGADRGKYLYRIARIMQERAREFAVLESLDNGKPIKESRDVDVPIAAAHFFYHAGWADKLAYASLGDNPRPHGVVGQVIPWNFPLLMLSWKIAPALATGNTVVLKPAETTPLTALLFAEVCQQADLPPGVVNIITGAGDTGRALIGHDDVDKVAFTGSTAVGKAIARTIAGTRKKATLELGGKAANIVFDDAPVDQAIEGIVNGIFFNQGHVCCAGSRLLVQESIAEEVEAKLKARLATLRVGDPLDKNTDIGAINSREQLDRITELTAVGEAEGATRWAPECELPANGFWFRPTIFTGVSQTHRIAQEEIFGPVLSVLTFRTPGEAVSKANNTPYGLSAGIWTEKGSRILWMADQLKAGVVWANTFNKFDPTSPFGGYKESGYGREGGRHGLAAYVTTGANK, from the coding sequence ATGCCGACCTTCGAGTACGCACCGGCGCCGGAGTCCCGCGCCGTCGTCGACATCAAGAGCTCCTACGGGCTGTTCATCGGTGGTGAGTTTGTCGACTCGGCCGGTGGCAGCTCGTTCAAGACGATCAGCCCGGCCACCGAGGAAGTCCTCGCCGAGGTGTCTGAGGCCTCCGATGAGGATGTGGACCGGGCCGTCGCCGCGGCCCGCAGCGCCTACCGGTCCTGGTCACGGATCTCGGGCGCCGACCGGGGCAAGTATCTCTATCGCATCGCGCGGATCATGCAGGAACGGGCCCGGGAGTTCGCGGTCCTGGAGTCCCTGGACAACGGCAAGCCGATCAAGGAGTCCCGCGACGTCGACGTCCCGATCGCGGCCGCGCACTTCTTCTATCACGCGGGCTGGGCCGACAAGCTGGCCTATGCCTCGCTCGGTGACAACCCGCGCCCGCACGGAGTCGTCGGTCAGGTCATCCCGTGGAACTTCCCGCTGCTGATGCTGTCGTGGAAGATCGCCCCGGCGCTGGCCACCGGCAACACCGTGGTGCTCAAGCCGGCCGAGACCACCCCGCTGACGGCACTGCTGTTCGCCGAGGTGTGCCAGCAGGCCGACCTGCCCCCCGGCGTGGTCAACATCATCACCGGCGCCGGTGACACCGGACGGGCGCTGATCGGCCACGACGACGTCGACAAGGTCGCCTTCACCGGCTCCACCGCCGTCGGCAAGGCCATCGCCCGCACCATCGCCGGCACCCGCAAGAAGGCGACGCTGGAGCTGGGCGGCAAGGCCGCCAACATCGTCTTCGACGACGCTCCGGTCGATCAGGCCATCGAGGGCATCGTCAACGGCATCTTCTTCAACCAGGGCCACGTGTGCTGTGCCGGCTCGCGTCTGCTGGTCCAGGAGTCGATCGCCGAGGAGGTCGAGGCCAAGCTCAAGGCCCGCCTGGCCACCCTGCGCGTCGGTGACCCCCTCGACAAGAACACCGACATCGGCGCCATCAACTCACGCGAGCAACTGGACCGCATCACCGAACTGACCGCCGTGGGCGAGGCCGAGGGAGCAACCCGCTGGGCCCCCGAGTGCGAGCTGCCGGCCAACGGCTTCTGGTTCCGCCCCACCATCTTCACCGGCGTCTCCCAGACGCACCGCATCGCCCAGGAGGAGATCTTCGGCCCCGTGCTGTCCGTGCTGACCTTCCGCACCCCCGGTGAGGCAGTCTCCAAGGCCAACAACACGCCCTACGGCCTGTCCGCCGGGATCTGGACCGAAAAGGGCTCGCGGATCCTGTGGATGGCCGACCAGCTCAAGGCCGGCGTGGTCTGGGCCAACACCTTCAACAAGTTCGACCCGACCAGCCCGTTCGGCGGTTACAAGGAGTCGGGCTATGGCCGCGAGGGTGGCCGCCACGGCCTGGCCGCCTATGTCACGACGGGAGCGAACAAGTGA